The genomic interval CGGCGGGCCGGGAGAGACGCAGCGGTTGGAGGTGAGGCGGCACCTCAAGCGGCTCAATAAAGTCCCCGTCAAGAGCATCAAGGTGCTTGGCTGTGCCCTTTTCTAGGTTTTCTTGTTCATCGATTTTTCCGCACTTTTTTTCCTCCTCTTTTGTTACTTCAATCTGGACGAgatgtgtaaaaaaaaaaaacatcattttCTTCAATTTTGTTCAATGTTCTTCACTTCAGTTTATCGAACTTGTGCTGTTTGATATTTGGGATTTTCCAGCTTCAACGATGTGTTTAGGTCAAGTACACATGGTTTAAAAGGGCAAATAATTAATATGCCAGTTTTTTCTACTTCAAGAATGCAGCTTTCTGCTATCTTTGCTGATTGGGAGTGTTGTTCAACATGGTGGTTGCTTTGACAAAAGTTTAGAGTTATCTGCCCATCAAAAAGTTTTAGATCTTTATGTGTGCctgattctttcttttctttttacaaaaattcAATATGCTATTCTCTGTTGTTTAATGATGATTCTTTGATAAATTACATAAATAAGCAGAGTCCAGATGGAGATACCATAGACTGTGTTCATGTGTCTCACCAACCAGCCTTTGATCATCCTTTCCTCAAGAACCATACTATCCAGGTTTATTTCATTGCATACAAACTCCCTACTTTTTAATCACCTTTGATGGTTTCTTTACCTGACCAATTTCTTTAATGCTGAATTCGTATAGACAAGGCCAAATTTCCACCCAGAAGGGTTGTTTGATGATAGCAAGGCAACATCAGATAAGAAAGCTTCCTCCATGGCTCAGCCGTGGCATCAGAATGGGAGATGCCCTGAGGATACCATCCCTATCAGGAGAACCACCAGGGGTGATGTATTACGGGCTAGCTCCATTAAAAGATACGGGAGGAAGAAGCATAAAAGCTTTCCCAACCCCCTATCTGTGGAGCCTGACCTTCTTAATGAGAATGGACACCAGGTATCCTGATCCAAAAGTACCACCCCTTTTAATTTCTTCCCCTTTCTCAATGGCTTTGTTGTTATGATTCTTCGAGTAGCATGCAATTGCATATGTAGAGGGAGACAAATACTATGGAGCAAAAGCAACAATTAACGTCTGGCAGCCAAAGATCCAGCAAACCAATGAGTTCAGTCTCTCTCAGCTCTGGATATTAGGGGGCTCTTTTGGGCAGGATCTTAATAGCATCGAAGCTGGTTGGCAGGTATGCTTCCATTCTACTTTCGTATAAGAGAAGGGCTTACAGTTTCATTTCTATTGGTGTTGTGATTTTAGGTCAGCCCTGAGCTGTATGGGGACAATAACACTAGGCTGTTTACTTATTGGACTGTAAGTTCAATGccctttctctatttatttttttgaagtACCACATACAAATAAGATGAAGTTATCAGAAATTCTTCACTTCACAAGGTCATTCATTGGGTGCTTGTAATCAATTTTTTATAGTAGTTTTTGTTTTAACATGGAATTCCAGAGCGACGCATACCAAGCAACAGGATGCTACAACCTGCTGTGCTCTGGATTCATTCAAATAAACAATGCGATCGCAATGGGTGCCAGCATCTCCCCGATCTCCAACTACGACGGTTCGCAATATGATATAAGCATACTGGTTTGGAAGGTAGATTCCCAGTTCACATGGAATGCCCCACCAAAATTATCTATTGAAATAGTGGTATTAACATGATTGTATGAAACTGAGCAGGATCCCAAGGAAGGGAACTGGTGGATGCAATTTGGGAGGGATCATGTGTTGGGCTACTGGCCTTCTGTCCTCTTCTCATACCTCGCCGACAGTGCGTCCATGATCGAATGGGGAGGGGAGGTTTTGAACTCAGACCCAGACGGGGAGCACACTTCTACTGGGATGGGCAGTGGCCATTTCCCTGAAGAAGGATACAGCAAAGCAAGCTACTTCAGGAACATTCAGATAGTTGATGGCTCTAACCATCTAAGCGCCCCGACGGGGGTCGGATCGTTCACGGAGCAGTCAAACTGCTACGACGTGCAGAACGGAAACAATGGTGATTGGGGGCAGTACTTCTACTATGGAGGACCAGGCAGAAACTCTAATTGCCAATAGAGAAACCAATTGGGAATCTCCTTTCATCTTCAACTTTGTAACATTCAAGCTAAAACTCTCTTTTTGCTcctaggcagttgggaaaagtAGCTTAGTTTAGTGGTTTTGGCATGCCAAAGGCGAAAGTCGAAGAAGGGGTAATTTGATAAGGGCAATAATCAAGAGGGGCCTTTTATTTGTTGAAATTGCTCTTGTTTTTATGGTGCAGTAGTTAGACTTTTCAAGTGGTTAACAAGTATCtaatattaaattttcaattgTGGCGTATCGCTGTGGATATCACAGAAGGAGGAGCATGATGTTGAAGGCGTTCGCATTTCTCTCTTCGTCGCCCTAGTAAACTCTCTACCCTTGAATCACAACCGTCCGATCAAAAAAAACAAACAAGCAAACCGTCCAATCCAGAATGCAAAAGGGCAGCTAACTCCACATCCGTTCGATTGAAAGCTGAATCGATGGAATCGCAACGCATCGCCTCGAAAAGACAGCCTCAACATGACGGTGGTATGCATCAATTTTCTATAAGGCCACATTCATGACCAATTTGAGATATACCATCACGCATATCGTCAATATTTATGACGCCTCACTCGCATATCTTCAAGACAACGTAGTACAACGATAAGGTTATCTGAATGACATTAGCTCTAGGGAATTCAGTCAATTAGTGGACAGGAACATATTACTGTTTAGTCAGTTAGATATCAGTCTTTTTCGACTAGATTTAAAGGAGAAGTTTGTGATATAATAAATATTAGAAGCCTCCACATAAGATCAAATGGTCAATCATTTTGTGATTAGGTTGGTCAAAGTCCAGTCGAGTTAATGCGATTGTGGACAACCGATTAGATTATACAGACCCCCAAAGATGATAACTCATTGCACTTGAATCCTCTTAGTTCAAAGGCATGTTGCCAATTGTACCCTCCCGACTCCAGAGGGTTATGTTTCCTTTGATTCGGTTCTTGTCTGTCAAATCTAGAAAATGTTCAGCTAATTAGATGAGTCTAATCCTAATCGATATGTTCCATCCAAACCAACACTCTCAGTTAGTTCAAAGACGCTCGATCGGTTGGACTCCCTCAATCCCCAAGGATCATGCTCCCTCCGAGTCCATAAGTCGATCAACCAACTCCTATCATCTTCCGGTTGGATCCTTCCAACTCTAGGGACTCGACTCTCCACGATTCCCTATAGATAACAAGTACGTCATCAGACCAGGGGCTCCACCATTATATTTTGCACTATCCCACTACGTCTCCATTAGCTAAACTCCTCTTAGGTGGTTAGGCCCTGCAAGCCTAACGGGCTTCGTAGTTCATGGGCTAACGCCTCAATAAAAGTTGCACATGGGATATCATAAGCATGTGAAATAGTATCACTATATAAATACAGGATATAAGCGATGAGATTGATCAATACAATAAATATATAGTGATTTGATATTTTGATATGATGCCTAATTAATGAAAAAGATCATATAGATATTATAAAAACGGCTTGCTCCTACAAGCACATGTACACTTAGTCTATGTACACAAGCACATGTACGCAATATGATATGCTTATACATCTCCTCCAcctcactgacttgagcatcagaattGTTGCGCCAAGACACTCCCTGACCTACTTACTAACACTCGTTCCCTCTCTATTTTATGGGTTTGAAGATGTCCCTATTTCGAGATCTTCTCCCTGTCAACCTTGAAGCCATATCACCAGTGGACTAGCTTTCACCGATTTCAGACAGAATCAACGTGGATTCAATGAGTTCACCTAACATTCACGTTGTAATAGCTATGACAGTTTCTACAATACATACATAATATGTTTAAAAATATTCACGTTGTAATAGTTATGATTTCATAGTTATTACAACGTAGATTTAACATGTTCATCTAATATTTATATAGTGAcagttataaaattataattattactaCATATATTTAACTTATTTCAAAACGTAGCTGTTATAGTGCAGAATCGACATATTCATCTAACATTCATATTATACCAGTTACAAAATTATAACTAttacaatttaaatttattttattttacaataTACAACTACAAAACTATAACTAttacaatttaaatttattttatttaacaaTATTTATATTGTAGTAGTTATAAATGTCATAGTATTTATAATTTCATAGCTATTATAATAGGCCCGGATTCATAATTTAATATGATAATAATATTAAAGAGTGTATTTAAAAAAGGCTAAATAACTTTCAACCCCCATGTGTtttccatccaaaaacagtttgcccccttatatttaaaaaatgacaCTTAGCCCCCCTATGtcttaaagaaaaaagaaaaaaaataataaatgatcAAAATAACCTTTACTTTTATttaaatgttaaaattatggCTAAATAACTTTAAGCCCCTCTTATTTTCCATCCAAAAATAATTTCCCTCCTGTATTGAAAAAATGACACTTAGCCTcctatgtttaaaaaaaaatagtaaatgacCAAAATAACTTCTTTACTATTCTAaatgttaaaattattctaactGAAACATCCTTATTTTTACTTTTCTGTTTATCTAAAAATCTAAGGTTACCTTGAATAAGGATGTTTCagttagaataattttaacattTAGAATAGTAAAAGAGTTATTTTgatcatttattattattttttttttctttaaaacataaCGGACTAAGTGTCATTTTTTAAATACAGAGAAAAACTACTTTTGGATGAAAAATAAAAGGAGCTTAAAGTTATTTAGCCATAATTTAACATTTAAATAGCAAAGTAAGAGTTATTTTgatcatttattattttttatcttttttctttaaaatatagGGGGGATAAGtgtcattttttaaatataggGGGGTAAACTACTTTTGGAAGGAAAATATAAGGG from Zingiber officinale cultivar Zhangliang chromosome 6B, Zo_v1.1, whole genome shotgun sequence carries:
- the LOC121992077 gene encoding uncharacterized protein LOC121992077 produces the protein MAAHVNVGRRMVAALALAMVACLSCAVAGRVGGPGETQRLEVRRHLKRLNKVPVKSIKSPDGDTIDCVHVSHQPAFDHPFLKNHTIQTRPNFHPEGLFDDSKATSDKKASSMAQPWHQNGRCPEDTIPIRRTTRGDVLRASSIKRYGRKKHKSFPNPLSVEPDLLNENGHQHAIAYVEGDKYYGAKATINVWQPKIQQTNEFSLSQLWILGGSFGQDLNSIEAGWQVSPELYGDNNTRLFTYWTSDAYQATGCYNLLCSGFIQINNAIAMGASISPISNYDGSQYDISILVWKDPKEGNWWMQFGRDHVLGYWPSVLFSYLADSASMIEWGGEVLNSDPDGEHTSTGMGSGHFPEEGYSKASYFRNIQIVDGSNHLSAPTGVGSFTEQSNCYDVQNGNNGDWGQYFYYGGPGRNSNCQ